AACTCCTATCTCTGGATGCTCGTCTCTCACAAAGAGCAACCCTACATGCCCCCGAACCAGGACCCACTTCCCGCGGAGAAGCTGCAAATCATTCAGAAATGGATCCAGGGTGGGGCGCTCAAGGACAGCGGGAGTTCGGCCGCTGCCGCAAAACCCAAGGTGGATCTCTCCATGACGCAGGTGACGCCGGCGCAGCAGGGCACGCCCATTATGCCCGAGAATTTACCCCAGGAGCCGATCCTCGTCACCCGACGGCCGGCTCCCGCTTATGCCCTGGCGACGGCCCCTTGGTCGCCGTTGGCGGTTGTCGCCGGTCAAAAGCAACTGGTGTTCTACCACACCGAAAGCGGCCAGCGATTGGGTATTGTGCCATTTCCGCCAGGTGTAGCGTACGACCTGAAGTTCAGCCGCTCAGGAGCAGTACTGGCAGCCGGCGGTGGCATTGGGGCCAAGGTGGGAAATGTCGTGTTGTATGACGTGAAAACGGGCAAGGAATTGACCACTATTGGCGACGAGCTGGATGTCGTCCTCGCCTGTGATGTCAGTCCGGACCTCAAGTTTGTGTTGCTGGGAGGCCCGCAGAAGATCGCCCGCGTCTTCAACGTGGAGGACGGCTCTCAACTCGTGGAAATCAAAAAGCACACGGATTGGATTTATGCAGCCGCCATTAGCCCCGATGGCGTTCTGATGGCCACAGCCGATCGTGCGGGAGGACTGTGGGTTTGGGAGGCGGGTGCGGATCGCGAGTTTGCCACTCTGGATGGCCACAAGGCTGCTGTGACAGCCCTGGCGTGGCGGCCGGATTCGAACGTTTTGGCATCGGCTTCGGAAGACGGAACAATCAAGCTCTGGGATATGAATAATGGTCAGCAAATCCGCAGCATCAACGCCCACAGCGGGGGCGCGACCACCGTCGCTTTCATGAACGATGGCCGCCTGGTGTCAGGGGGACGCGACAAGACCGTAAAAATCTGGGATATTTCTGGACGAAATCTGAAGACTTTGCCCGCGTTTCCCGATCTGATCCTGCGAGTGGCCGCCACCTACGATAACAAGCGAGTGGTGGCCGCCGATCTCTCGGGGGAGGTACGCCTCATCGATATTGAGTCGGGTAACGTGGTGGCCAATTTGCC
This is a stretch of genomic DNA from Thermogutta terrifontis. It encodes these proteins:
- a CDS encoding c-type cytochrome domain-containing protein; amino-acid sequence: MRRCFSRGWFVVVALACFGWLRMGFAVAEEAKITYVDHVRPIFREHCFACHNQNKATNDLALDSYERLMEGGASGAVIEPGDPDNSYLWMLVSHKEQPYMPPNQDPLPAEKLQIIQKWIQGGALKDSGSSAAAAKPKVDLSMTQVTPAQQGTPIMPENLPQEPILVTRRPAPAYALATAPWSPLAVVAGQKQLVFYHTESGQRLGIVPFPPGVAYDLKFSRSGAVLAAGGGIGAKVGNVVLYDVKTGKELTTIGDELDVVLACDVSPDLKFVLLGGPQKIARVFNVEDGSQLVEIKKHTDWIYAAAISPDGVLMATADRAGGLWVWEAGADREFATLDGHKAAVTALAWRPDSNVLASASEDGTIKLWDMNNGQQIRSINAHSGGATTVAFMNDGRLVSGGRDKTVKIWDISGRNLKTLPAFPDLILRVAATYDNKRVVAADLSGEVRLIDIESGNVVANLPANPAPASASPPATAQATASTK